From the Entomomonas sp. E2T0 genome, one window contains:
- a CDS encoding YbaB/EbfC family nucleoid-associated protein, which yields MLKGGMGALMKQAQEMQEKMQKMQEELANAEVTGQSGAGLVSIVMTGRHDVKRVTIDPSLMTEEKEVLEDLIAAAINDAVRKVEQNTQQQMAGMTAGMQLPPGFKMPF from the coding sequence ATGTTAAAAGGTGGCATGGGCGCTTTAATGAAACAAGCGCAAGAAATGCAAGAAAAAATGCAGAAGATGCAAGAAGAATTAGCCAATGCAGAAGTTACTGGTCAATCAGGTGCTGGCTTAGTTTCTATTGTAATGACAGGTCGTCACGATGTTAAACGAGTGACTATTGATCCTAGTTTAATGACAGAAGAAAAAGAAGTATTAGAAGATTTAATTGCAGCGGCTATTAATGATGCCGTACGTAAAGTAGAGCAAAATACACAACAACAAATGGCTGGTATGACAGCAGGTATGCAACTGCCTCCTGGTTTCAAAATGCCTTTCTAA